The following proteins are co-located in the Hydrogenophaga sp. RAC07 genome:
- the mpl gene encoding UDP-N-acetylmuramate:L-alanyl-gamma-D-glutamyl-meso-diaminopimelate ligase, giving the protein MHIHILGICGTFMGGLAALAREAGHRVTGCDAGVYPPMSDQLRALGIDLIEGFDADQLALKPDMFVIGNVVSRSRKPDGTPKFPLMEAIMDSGAAYTSGPQWLAEHVLQGRHVLAVAGTHGKTTTTAMLTWILEANGLQPGFLVGGVPLNFGVSARLGTPAAGENRFAAGPPQGKTAPSGGSEPHAVGSVGAFVIEADEYDTAFFDKRSKFVHYRPRTAILNNLEFDHADIFDDLAAIERQFHHLIRTVPPSGRVVSNGLEESLDRVLHQGLWSELRTFGAAVSDFTAVGEPHAFDVLNQGKPAGRVEWSLSGVHNQLNALAAIAAAEHVGVAPADAARALAGFENVRRRMEVRGSVARAGGAITVYDDFAHHPTAIRTTLDGLQRRLGSPRGRILAVFEPRSNTMKLGTMKSQLPWSLEAADLAFCHSGGLDWDATEALASMGARAQVGKNIDELVTQVVSAAQAGDHIVCMSNGGFGGVHERLLKALAA; this is encoded by the coding sequence ATGCACATTCACATCCTGGGCATTTGCGGCACCTTCATGGGCGGTCTGGCCGCCCTGGCCCGCGAAGCCGGCCACCGCGTCACCGGCTGCGACGCCGGCGTTTACCCCCCCATGAGCGACCAGCTGCGCGCGCTCGGCATCGACCTGATCGAAGGCTTCGACGCCGACCAGCTCGCACTCAAGCCCGACATGTTCGTCATCGGCAACGTGGTGAGCCGCTCGCGCAAGCCCGACGGCACGCCGAAGTTCCCGCTGATGGAAGCCATCATGGACAGCGGCGCGGCCTACACCAGCGGCCCGCAGTGGCTGGCCGAACACGTGCTGCAGGGCCGGCATGTGCTGGCGGTGGCCGGTACCCACGGCAAGACCACCACCACCGCCATGCTGACCTGGATCCTGGAGGCCAATGGCCTGCAGCCGGGTTTTTTGGTGGGCGGAGTGCCTTTGAACTTCGGTGTGTCCGCCCGCCTGGGCACACCGGCGGCCGGCGAGAACCGTTTTGCCGCCGGGCCGCCCCAAGGCAAAACAGCCCCCTCGGGGGGCAGCGAACCACACGCAGTGGGGAGCGTGGGGGCTTTCGTTATCGAGGCGGACGAGTACGACACGGCGTTCTTCGACAAGCGCAGCAAGTTCGTGCACTACCGCCCGCGCACGGCCATCCTGAACAACCTCGAGTTCGACCATGCCGACATCTTTGACGACCTCGCCGCCATCGAACGCCAGTTCCACCACCTGATCCGCACCGTGCCGCCGTCGGGGCGTGTGGTGTCCAACGGTCTGGAGGAAAGCCTGGACCGCGTGTTGCACCAGGGACTGTGGAGCGAGCTGCGCACCTTCGGCGCGGCGGTAAGCGACTTCACCGCCGTGGGCGAACCCCATGCTTTCGATGTGCTGAACCAGGGCAAACCAGCGGGCCGGGTGGAATGGTCACTCAGCGGCGTGCACAACCAGCTCAACGCACTCGCGGCGATTGCCGCCGCCGAACACGTGGGCGTGGCCCCGGCCGATGCGGCGCGGGCGCTGGCCGGCTTCGAGAACGTGCGCCGGCGCATGGAGGTCCGTGGCAGCGTGGCCCGCGCGGGCGGTGCCATCACCGTCTACGACGACTTCGCCCACCACCCCACCGCCATCCGCACCACACTGGACGGACTTCAACGCCGCCTGGGCAGCCCACGCGGGCGCATCCTGGCCGTGTTCGAACCGCGCAGCAACACCATGAAGCTGGGAACGATGAAGTCGCAGCTGCCCTGGAGCCTGGAAGCGGCCGATCTCGCGTTCTGCCACTCGGGCGGGCTGGACTGGGACGCCACCGAGGCCCTGGCCTCCATGGGCGCACGGGCTCAGGTGGGCAAGAACATCGACGAGCTGGTGACCCAGGTGGTGTCAGCCGCTCAAGCAGGCGACCACATCGTCTGCATGAGCAACGGTGGTTTTGGCGGTGTGCACGAGCGTTTGCTGAAAGCGCTCGCCGCTTGA